In a single window of the Octopus sinensis linkage group LG1, ASM634580v1, whole genome shotgun sequence genome:
- the LOC115213500 gene encoding FUN14 domain-containing protein 1-like — MDEIGEHEQMDIIRYVPEHQWIKDVFQDVIGMSATKQSLVGGVSGWCTGMLISKAGKIAAATMGTTILLLQVAHHQDYVKFNWNKIEDSIQKAGRSIMKETKKTCPSFVSTTEALFKNNIVFASMFAGGFLMGFSF; from the coding sequence ATGGATGAAATCGGAGAACACGAACAAATGGATATCATTCGATACGTTCCAGAACATCAATGGATAAAGGATGTTTTTCAAGACGTAATTGGAATGTCTGCCACTAAACAGAGTCTCGTTGGAGGAGTTTCAGGCTGGTGTACGGGAATGCTGATTTCAAAAGCGGGCAAAATTGCTGCAGCAACTATGGGGACTACAATCTTGCTTTTACAAGTTGCTCATCACCAGGATTATGTAAAATTCAACTGGAATAAAATTGAAGACAGCATTCAGAAGGCTGGTCGATCTATTATGAAAGAAACCAAGAAAACTTGCCCTAGCTTTGTATCGACAACCGAAGcccttttcaaaaataatattgtatttgcgTCGATGTTTGCTGGTGGTTTTCTAATGGGCTTTTCGTTTTGA